The Mucilaginibacter yixingensis genome window below encodes:
- a CDS encoding DNA/RNA non-specific endonuclease — translation MKFKHLLALPAAAMLLLSSCAKNQTIAPVAAAEQTAAVAKLKTETITQTFDETFESGTKGAYAAADVTLSSGSWNLDNALIGTLSTDHKNGSKSVRITSTGTMTMNFNVSTGASTVTMQYAVYGSDGASTFQLWQSTNSGSSYSQVGSTITASSATLATATFTVNTAGTIRFQLRKVSGGSNRINIDDFTVNSYDNGSGGGTGGGTGGGGSTGDNTNLLLGNPSGAVASTTTAPNNYLWDQTYFVESYNSTRGEPNWVSWYLGATSLGSTARTDAFRADPNLPAGWYAVQSTSYSGSGFDRGHNCPSADRTTTTTANEATFLMTNMIPQAPNNNQQTWANFENYLRSLVTAGNEVYIVMGSYGTGGTGSSGTVTSVDNGHVAVPSNVWKVAVVIPNGNGDLARITSSTRVIAINTPNINTINSDWKTYRCTVRSIESATGYNLLSALPQSVQDAVETVVDNQ, via the coding sequence ATGAAATTTAAACATTTACTGGCCCTGCCGGCGGCGGCTATGCTATTGCTGTCATCCTGCGCCAAAAATCAAACCATTGCACCCGTAGCCGCTGCTGAGCAGACAGCGGCCGTGGCCAAACTGAAAACCGAAACGATCACCCAGACTTTTGACGAGACCTTTGAGTCCGGTACAAAAGGTGCTTATGCAGCAGCGGATGTTACGCTGAGCAGCGGCAGCTGGAATCTGGACAATGCGCTGATCGGAACGCTGAGCACTGACCATAAGAACGGTAGCAAGAGCGTGCGTATCACGAGCACTGGTACCATGACCATGAATTTTAATGTGAGCACCGGCGCATCGACCGTGACCATGCAATATGCGGTTTACGGTTCTGATGGTGCATCAACTTTCCAGTTGTGGCAGTCGACCAACAGCGGTTCTTCTTATAGCCAGGTAGGTTCAACGATCACCGCTTCATCGGCTACTTTAGCTACGGCTACTTTTACGGTGAACACTGCGGGCACGATCCGCTTCCAGTTACGTAAGGTATCGGGCGGCTCGAACCGTATCAATATCGATGACTTTACAGTTAACAGTTATGATAATGGTTCTGGTGGCGGCACGGGTGGTGGTACTGGTGGTGGCGGTTCTACCGGCGACAATACTAACCTGCTGCTGGGTAACCCAAGTGGTGCGGTAGCCAGCACGACCACCGCTCCGAACAACTATCTGTGGGATCAGACCTATTTTGTGGAAAGCTATAACAGCACCCGCGGCGAACCGAACTGGGTGAGCTGGTATCTGGGTGCTACTTCACTGGGTTCTACCGCCCGTACTGATGCTTTCCGTGCGGATCCTAACCTGCCTGCTGGCTGGTATGCGGTACAAAGCACGAGCTATTCAGGCAGCGGTTTTGACCGTGGTCATAACTGTCCAAGCGCGGATCGTACGACTACCACCACCGCGAATGAGGCGACTTTCCTGATGACCAATATGATCCCGCAGGCACCGAACAATAACCAGCAGACCTGGGCGAACTTTGAAAATTATCTGCGCTCACTGGTAACTGCCGGTAACGAGGTTTATATCGTGATGGGCAGCTATGGTACCGGTGGTACTGGCTCAAGTGGTACCGTTACTTCAGTTGATAATGGTCACGTTGCTGTGCCGTCAAACGTTTGGAAAGTTGCCGTGGTGATCCCGAATGGTAACGGTGATTTGGCGCGTATCACTTCCTCGACCCGTGTGATCGCGATCAATACGCCGAACATTAATACCATCAACAGTGACTGGAAAACTTATCGTTGTACCGTACGAAGCATTGAATCGGCTACGGGTTATAACCTGCTGTCAGCACTTCCGCAATCTGTTCAGGATGCGGTGGAGACTGTAGTTGATAATCAATAA
- the xerC gene encoding tyrosine recombinase XerC — protein sequence MYTIPCICFPEDPAGRIYIYYHYNGIRHREYNGKGLGLAIHPNRYRDHESRERLAVALQTAFHQALLAGWQPKGTPPKGHSLRSALQLVLEEKQTSELSDVYKKNLKALHQHFTDFLLPHELASPYDYLLPGRVEAFLSKYHTKERSYTNYRRCLSVFFKAIVRKGYGTKDLIAHTRPGRPKAVRNIPFTDEQLKGILKYLEPHYPQLYLYCLLTYGSLLRPHKEIRLLQKQHIVKDCTEIVLSGKENKSGKVRIVYLPEYVQQKIRPRFQAISKPGGNLFTVATKPYNTSYFNLQWRRASIQLKKDGLLQPGQTIYSFRHTAAIRIYQKCKDPYVLQQLLQHSSLKVTLDYLRGLGELRQEHLRAFLPEL from the coding sequence ATGTACACCATACCATGCATTTGCTTTCCCGAAGATCCAGCAGGCAGGATCTATATCTACTATCATTACAACGGAATCCGGCATCGCGAATACAACGGAAAAGGCCTGGGGCTGGCGATCCACCCCAACCGTTACCGGGATCATGAAAGTCGGGAAAGGCTGGCCGTAGCATTACAAACCGCATTCCATCAGGCGCTTCTGGCAGGCTGGCAACCTAAAGGAACCCCGCCCAAGGGGCACTCACTGCGATCCGCCCTGCAGTTGGTACTGGAAGAAAAGCAGACCTCAGAACTTTCAGACGTCTACAAAAAGAATTTGAAAGCCCTACACCAGCATTTTACCGATTTTCTGTTACCCCATGAACTCGCCAGTCCCTACGATTATTTGCTGCCAGGCAGGGTAGAAGCTTTTCTCAGCAAGTATCACACCAAGGAGCGGAGTTATACCAACTACCGGAGATGCCTGAGCGTATTCTTCAAAGCCATCGTCAGAAAAGGTTACGGCACCAAAGACCTGATCGCACACACACGGCCCGGTCGTCCCAAAGCTGTCCGGAACATCCCGTTCACTGATGAACAACTCAAAGGCATCCTAAAATACCTCGAGCCTCATTATCCTCAACTTTATTTATACTGCCTGCTCACCTACGGCAGCCTGCTGCGACCGCACAAAGAGATCCGGCTGCTCCAAAAACAACACATCGTCAAAGACTGCACAGAGATCGTATTGTCAGGCAAAGAAAATAAAAGTGGCAAAGTACGCATCGTTTACCTGCCGGAATACGTACAGCAAAAGATCCGCCCGAGGTTCCAGGCGATCAGCAAACCCGGCGGCAACCTGTTCACAGTGGCAACCAAGCCCTACAACACCAGCTACTTCAACCTCCAATGGCGCAGAGCCAGCATCCAGCTAAAAAAAGATGGCTTACTCCAACCAGGCCAAACGATCTATTCCTTTCGCCATACTGCCGCCATCCGGATCTATCAGAAATGCAAAGACCCTTACGTCCTGCAGCAACTACTACAACATTCCAGTTTAAAAGTAACCTTGGATTACCTCCGCGGCCTTGGCGAGCTCCGGCAGGAGCACCTGAGAGCATTCCTGCCGGAGCTTTAG
- a CDS encoding AAA family ATPase: MITGISLKEIATYDRDGAEFQDLKKINFIYGTNGSGKTTISNFLSDTKQNKYAQCRITWQNALPLRTLVYNKDFREKNFGNGQIDGVFTLGQATKEEIEEIEAKVKIRQQHKQDWENRKETHDKKVSELAIHEEDFRETVWRDIYKKNEGTFKDAFSGFMTKENFKKKILEEYASSARTLKTREVLTEKANTIFGQPPTALNLLGTFDPEKIIALENDPIWQKKIIGKADVNIAQLIQRLNMNDWVNTGREFLEETGDTCPFCQQNTITSNFRDQLESYFDQTFLTDTAKVGEQAASYQRETQNLLAILNQITVTEEQNAGRKLDLTLFKAYVHTFSTQILSNQEQLNNKIKEPSRSIELISVKVQLENISNLITAANDEINKHNQIVVNFARERQELVADIWRLLIDDHQAMLKQFVDQKANLEKAIKGIETTVRTAKQNYHTVKQEIINLSDNVTSVQPSINKINKTLRAFGFRNFEIVPSPEKNKYQIKRQDGEIAETTLSEGEITFITFLYFLQLCKGGLSEQTITEDRILIVDDPISSLDSNVLYVVSSLVKEIIKDIKKGSGSIKQLILLTHNTYFHKEVSFIDGRTKDCADTAFWILRKNSSQSELQAHGRKNPIQTAYQLLWKELQNRQHSSPLTLQNTMRRIIEHYFKILGKLGDDQIIQQFEDQDDQQICRSLLCWINDGSHTIPDDLFVEQPEDVTERYFEVFKKIFEHSRHQEHYLMMMGEPS, from the coding sequence ATGATCACCGGTATTTCCCTCAAAGAAATCGCGACCTATGATCGCGATGGCGCTGAATTCCAGGACCTAAAAAAAATCAATTTTATTTATGGAACCAATGGCAGCGGTAAAACAACGATCAGTAATTTTTTATCGGATACTAAACAGAACAAATATGCACAGTGCCGTATAACTTGGCAGAATGCACTCCCTTTGCGCACCTTAGTTTACAATAAGGACTTTAGGGAAAAGAATTTCGGCAATGGGCAGATTGACGGTGTGTTTACGCTGGGACAGGCAACAAAAGAAGAGATCGAAGAGATCGAAGCGAAGGTCAAGATAAGACAGCAACATAAACAAGACTGGGAAAACCGAAAGGAAACGCATGATAAAAAGGTTTCTGAGTTGGCGATACATGAAGAGGATTTTAGAGAAACAGTATGGCGAGATATTTATAAAAAAAATGAAGGGACCTTCAAAGATGCTTTTTCTGGTTTTATGACCAAAGAAAATTTCAAGAAGAAGATATTGGAAGAATATGCAAGCAGCGCAAGAACATTAAAAACAAGGGAAGTTCTTACGGAGAAAGCGAATACAATCTTTGGACAACCACCGACCGCGCTTAATTTACTGGGAACGTTTGATCCAGAAAAAATAATTGCTTTAGAAAATGACCCGATATGGCAAAAAAAGATCATTGGTAAGGCAGATGTTAATATTGCTCAACTTATCCAGCGTCTGAATATGAACGATTGGGTTAATACCGGTCGTGAGTTTTTGGAGGAAACCGGCGATACTTGCCCTTTTTGTCAGCAGAACACCATCACTTCGAATTTCCGAGATCAGCTGGAATCCTATTTTGATCAAACTTTTCTTACTGATACAGCCAAAGTTGGCGAACAAGCTGCTAGTTATCAGCGCGAGACCCAAAACCTCCTGGCCATATTAAATCAGATTACTGTAACAGAAGAACAAAACGCAGGAAGAAAACTTGATCTAACTTTGTTTAAAGCTTATGTGCATACTTTCTCCACTCAGATACTTTCAAATCAGGAGCAATTAAACAATAAGATAAAAGAGCCCAGCCGTAGTATTGAACTGATCTCTGTAAAAGTGCAACTGGAAAACATTAGTAACTTGATCACGGCTGCCAATGATGAAATTAACAAACACAATCAAATAGTTGTCAACTTTGCCCGGGAACGACAAGAACTTGTCGCTGATATCTGGCGGTTGCTTATAGACGATCACCAAGCAATGCTAAAACAATTCGTTGATCAAAAGGCGAACTTGGAAAAGGCTATTAAGGGAATTGAAACGACTGTCAGAACAGCCAAACAAAATTACCACACGGTTAAACAGGAAATCATTAACCTAAGTGATAATGTAACCAGCGTACAGCCATCTATTAACAAGATCAACAAAACGCTTAGAGCTTTTGGCTTCCGTAATTTTGAGATCGTTCCATCTCCTGAAAAAAATAAATACCAGATTAAACGCCAAGATGGGGAAATTGCGGAAACGACTTTAAGTGAGGGCGAAATTACTTTTATTACCTTCTTATATTTCCTCCAGTTATGCAAAGGCGGGCTATCTGAACAAACCATAACGGAAGACCGTATCTTGATCGTTGATGACCCGATCTCCAGTTTGGACAGCAATGTATTATATGTAGTGAGTTCGCTCGTTAAGGAAATCATTAAGGATATCAAAAAAGGCTCGGGAAGTATTAAACAACTGATCCTTCTCACTCACAATACTTATTTTCACAAGGAGGTATCTTTTATAGATGGCAGGACTAAAGACTGCGCAGATACTGCATTTTGGATCCTTCGAAAAAACAGTAGCCAGTCGGAACTTCAAGCACATGGTCGTAAAAATCCGATACAAACTGCCTATCAGTTATTGTGGAAGGAACTACAAAACAGACAACATAGCTCGCCTCTTACGCTACAGAACACGATGCGTAGAATTATTGAACATTATTTTAAGATTCTGGGAAAACTTGGCGATGATCAGATAATTCAACAATTTGAAGATCAAGATGATCAGCAGATATGTCGTTCCCTGCTTTGCTGGATCAATGATGGGTCCCATACAATACCCGACGACCTTTTTGTGGAACAACCTGAAGATGTGACGGAGCGTTATTTTGAGGTATTTAAAAAGATCTTTGAACACTCCCGCCACCAAGAACATTATCTTATGATGATGGGTGAGCCATCCTGA
- a CDS encoding S1/P1 nuclease: MKITSIPRKTFFTCSLTAITLLLASWGFKGHRAVASIAQKHLTSNTAYVVAAYLRGERMADVSTWADENRNPKTAPWHFLNLPLGLTHEQFVKAVTESDNNVYSAILKTEAQLKDKSLSTDEKNEALKYLIHLVGDAHQPMHISRKEDKGGNTIQVRFDGKGTNLHSLWDSKLIDHEGKSEADIAKDYDTATPADIKKWQADSPMEWIWESYQISSELYANIKSGQTIDEAYYNKYIPTIRKRIDQAGIRLAGELNKLFNNEPVPQISSTAQTIQSGPTTAQTVAVITTIKAEEAKNNIGKTVTVNGKTYSSKDIGSMILVNMGAAYPNQLLTIAIKGEAKASADSLEGKTITVTGQLINYKGKPEIIVTDPNQLKIQ; this comes from the coding sequence ATGAAAATAACCAGCATTCCCCGAAAAACATTCTTTACCTGCAGCCTGACTGCCATTACCTTACTACTAGCCTCCTGGGGCTTCAAAGGTCATCGGGCAGTCGCTAGCATCGCCCAAAAACATCTCACCTCTAACACAGCCTATGTCGTAGCGGCTTACCTGAGAGGAGAGCGGATGGCCGATGTCAGTACTTGGGCCGACGAGAACCGCAATCCTAAAACAGCCCCCTGGCACTTTCTTAATTTACCATTGGGGCTAACCCATGAACAATTCGTCAAAGCCGTTACAGAAAGCGACAACAATGTTTACAGCGCTATCCTCAAAACAGAAGCCCAGCTCAAAGACAAAAGTCTGAGCACGGATGAAAAGAACGAAGCACTCAAATATCTTATCCACCTGGTAGGGGATGCCCATCAGCCTATGCACATCAGCCGCAAGGAAGACAAAGGTGGCAACACCATTCAGGTGCGTTTTGATGGTAAAGGCACCAACCTTCACAGCCTCTGGGACAGTAAGTTAATTGACCATGAAGGAAAGTCAGAAGCGGACATCGCCAAAGATTACGATACCGCTACACCCGCTGATATCAAAAAATGGCAGGCAGACAGCCCTATGGAATGGATTTGGGAAAGCTACCAGATCTCCAGCGAACTTTACGCAAATATTAAATCCGGACAGACCATCGACGAAGCTTATTACAACAAATATATACCAACCATCCGTAAGCGCATAGACCAGGCTGGCATTCGCCTGGCAGGAGAGCTCAATAAGCTGTTCAACAATGAACCCGTACCGCAAATTAGCTCCACAGCCCAAACGATACAAAGCGGCCCAACAACCGCTCAGACCGTAGCGGTCATTACTACTATCAAAGCCGAAGAGGCCAAAAACAACATTGGAAAGACGGTTACCGTGAACGGTAAAACCTATAGTAGTAAAGATATTGGCAGCATGATCCTGGTCAATATGGGTGCCGCTTATCCCAATCAGTTGCTGACCATCGCTATCAAAGGCGAGGCCAAAGCAAGCGCTGACAGTCTTGAAGGAAAGACCATTACCGTAACCGGCCAGCTCATTAACTATAAAGGCAAACCAGAGATCATCGTCACCGATCCTAATCAACTCAAGATCCAATGA
- a CDS encoding tetratricopeptide repeat-containing sensor histidine kinase — MRKPLYLSLFFLFLAAFYACQKKMPTTQHPISTDYETAKSFLWHQNDSAFYYFNKFTTSSKDSLRMAMAFNQMAAIQSDAGDYYGAQEILVQSLRYLHEQDTSDRKCLASNYNELGMVNYSLKNYDAAIAYYDEAIKLSVVPNYTAIFQNNKANAYQKKGDYQHALLIYQRAFERTDQNKVEYARTLTNVAMTRWLQDHHYNASIPLQQALHLRLAAKDRWGLNSSYSHLADYYLQTQPDSAQYYAQQMYVVASLLKSPDDRLTALKKLILSSPPRDMRGYFARYQLLIDSLQKARNAAKNQFALIRYQVEQKKVENLQLQKDNNAKNYQLFKQQLLLFASLLLLIGGLIGGSYWYRRRKERLILENQKVVRENELRTSKKVHDVVANGLYRIMSEIENQHEVDKENLLDKIDLLYERSRDISYDPPRMETIDFHPKIAKLILSFATSNTKVLLVGNQEDFWQHTTAKAREELEHILQELMVNMKKHSRASNVVIKFEAQNDSLQITYSDDGVGFAEGTKPRNGLRNTGNRINGLGGQLIFDSILGSGAKIQLTFPKA; from the coding sequence TTGAGAAAGCCGCTTTACTTATCCTTATTCTTCTTATTCCTTGCGGCATTTTATGCTTGTCAGAAAAAGATGCCTACAACGCAGCATCCGATCTCGACTGACTATGAAACGGCTAAATCATTCCTCTGGCACCAAAACGATTCTGCCTTTTATTATTTCAATAAGTTTACCACTAGCTCAAAAGATAGCCTCCGTATGGCCATGGCCTTTAACCAGATGGCTGCCATACAATCCGATGCCGGTGATTACTATGGTGCACAAGAAATTCTAGTACAATCCCTCCGATACCTGCATGAGCAAGACACCAGTGATCGTAAATGTTTAGCCTCCAATTATAATGAATTGGGTATGGTCAATTATAGTCTAAAGAATTACGACGCGGCTATTGCTTATTATGATGAGGCTATTAAGCTTTCTGTGGTACCCAACTATACGGCCATTTTCCAAAATAACAAAGCGAACGCCTACCAGAAAAAAGGAGACTACCAGCATGCCCTGCTTATTTATCAACGTGCTTTTGAGCGTACTGATCAGAATAAAGTAGAATACGCCCGGACGCTAACGAATGTGGCGATGACTCGCTGGCTACAAGATCACCATTATAATGCGAGCATTCCACTTCAGCAAGCGCTGCATTTGCGTTTGGCGGCAAAAGATCGATGGGGGCTGAATTCCAGCTATTCCCATTTGGCAGACTATTATTTGCAAACACAACCAGATTCTGCGCAATATTATGCGCAGCAAATGTATGTAGTGGCTAGTCTTTTAAAAAGTCCCGATGATCGCTTAACGGCATTAAAAAAACTGATCCTATCCAGCCCGCCGAGAGATATGCGCGGGTATTTTGCACGATACCAGTTATTGATTGACAGCTTACAAAAAGCACGAAATGCCGCTAAAAATCAATTTGCATTGATTCGTTACCAAGTTGAACAAAAAAAGGTGGAAAACCTACAGCTCCAAAAGGATAACAATGCAAAAAACTACCAGCTTTTTAAACAACAACTATTGCTTTTTGCGTCTTTGCTACTCCTCATTGGTGGTTTGATCGGCGGAAGTTATTGGTATCGGAGACGCAAAGAGCGACTTATTTTAGAGAACCAAAAAGTCGTTCGGGAGAATGAGCTGAGAACATCGAAAAAAGTTCATGATGTGGTGGCCAATGGGCTATACCGGATCATGTCCGAAATTGAAAATCAGCACGAAGTAGATAAAGAAAACCTGTTGGATAAAATTGATCTGCTCTATGAGCGTTCGAGGGATATCTCTTATGATCCGCCTAGGATGGAAACCATCGATTTTCATCCCAAAATAGCAAAACTCATCTTGTCTTTTGCGACATCGAATACCAAGGTGCTACTCGTCGGTAATCAGGAAGATTTTTGGCAACACACGACCGCAAAAGCCCGGGAAGAATTGGAACACATCCTACAGGAGTTGATGGTGAATATGAAAAAGCATAGTCGGGCCAGTAACGTAGTTATCAAATTTGAAGCACAAAATGACTCGCTTCAAATCACCTATTCCGATGATGGGGTAGGCTTTGCCGAAGGGACAAAACCTCGAAATGGTTTACGGAATACGGGAAACCGTATAAATGGCTTGGGTGGTCAACTTATTTTTGACAGCATATTGGGATCAGGAGCGAAAATTCAGCTGACTTTTCCTAAGGCCTAA
- a CDS encoding response regulator — protein sequence MFKRVLITEDHESANLSLQKTMKDLGIPHVQYVYYCDDALLQLKNALLAGDAYDLLVTDLSFEEDDRPQTIKSGTGLVEAARKLQPDLKVLVFSAEHREAIIAGLFNEFAVNAYVRKARRDAQELKIAIEHIFKNKQYFPAAYRQVIRQNNAHDFTPYDVTIITQLSGGMLQKDIPAYLQEKQIRPSGLSSIEKRLSQIKEALGFTKNEQLVAYCKDKGII from the coding sequence ATGTTCAAACGCGTACTTATTACAGAAGACCACGAGAGCGCCAATCTTTCCCTACAAAAAACCATGAAAGATTTGGGCATCCCACATGTACAATACGTTTATTATTGTGATGATGCCTTACTGCAATTAAAAAATGCCCTACTAGCAGGTGATGCTTATGATTTACTGGTTACCGATCTCTCCTTTGAAGAAGATGACCGCCCGCAAACCATCAAGTCAGGGACTGGGCTAGTAGAAGCCGCTCGTAAACTTCAGCCGGATCTAAAAGTATTGGTTTTTTCAGCAGAGCACAGGGAAGCCATCATTGCAGGACTTTTTAATGAATTCGCAGTTAATGCTTATGTACGAAAAGCTAGACGTGACGCGCAAGAACTCAAAATAGCAATAGAGCATATTTTTAAAAATAAACAATATTTCCCGGCAGCTTACCGACAAGTGATCCGTCAAAATAACGCCCATGATTTTACACCTTATGATGTAACGATCATTACCCAGTTGTCAGGTGGAATGCTGCAGAAAGATATTCCGGCCTATTTGCAGGAAAAACAAATACGACCATCAGGGCTTAGCAGTATTGAAAAGCGGCTTAGTCAAATCAAAGAAGCGCTGGGATTTACCAAGAACGAACAATTAGTGGCCTATTGCAAGGACAAAGGGATTATTTAA
- a CDS encoding DUF6232 family protein has protein sequence MESTTTGEVTFYQDRSVTVTQSRYITNSKTYAMRNISSVHIFEIVKSRTFPVLLIIVGGLMMCADSARVLGAVLLVLGIALLFVIKNEFAVRISTNSGEANSFISKDRAYIQTIVDALNEAIIHRG, from the coding sequence ATGGAATCCACCACAACCGGCGAAGTTACCTTTTACCAGGACCGCAGCGTGACCGTAACCCAATCTCGTTATATCACCAACTCAAAAACGTATGCCATGAGGAATATCTCCTCGGTGCATATTTTCGAGATCGTCAAAAGCCGAACGTTTCCTGTTTTATTGATCATTGTAGGCGGTTTAATGATGTGTGCAGATAGTGCGCGGGTCTTAGGTGCGGTGCTATTAGTTCTAGGCATCGCCTTATTGTTCGTCATTAAAAATGAGTTTGCTGTGCGCATCAGCACCAACTCCGGCGAGGCCAACAGTTTTATTTCTAAAGACCGCGCCTATATACAGACCATTGTTGACGCCTTAAACGAAGCAATTATTCATCGGGGATAA
- a CDS encoding DUF3892 domain-containing protein produces the protein MSVRITCIRKDNSLHDNPYVAISSMNWINEDTHATGSTSREQMYDYVKEGGEAYVKDAAGNKAKLLAKITEKGTKYVKTVADEVASDNLLKLPECK, from the coding sequence ATGTCAGTAAGAATCACTTGCATCAGAAAAGACAATAGTCTCCACGATAACCCGTATGTCGCAATCAGTAGTATGAATTGGATCAACGAAGACACCCATGCTACAGGGAGCACCAGCCGGGAACAAATGTATGACTATGTGAAGGAGGGGGGCGAGGCCTACGTAAAAGATGCCGCGGGTAATAAAGCGAAACTGCTTGCCAAGATTACTGAAAAAGGTACCAAATATGTAAAAACTGTAGCCGACGAAGTGGCCTCAGACAATCTTTTAAAACTCCCGGAGTGTAAATAA